CGCAACACCAATTCCTTGGGACTAAATGGCTTCGGCAGATAATCATCCGCCCCATGCTCAAGTCCTGAAATTCGATCCTCCGTCTGCCCTTTGGCCGTCAGCATGATGATCGGAATCAATCGGGTGCTCTCCACCATCCGCAACTCCTCGCACACCTGCAAACCATCCCGACCTGGCATCATCACATCCAGCACGATCAAATCCGGCTTCGACTCCTTCACCCGCTTCAAAGCCTGCAAACCATCTGCGACTTCCTCCGTCGCAAATCCCGCACGCCGCAGGTTCATGCCCACCAGTTCACGCACATCTTCTTCATCATCAGCAATCAGAATAACAGGTTTGTCGGAGTCGGACATGGCAGGAATATTTACTTCGATCATTGTGTCAATTCCGTAAACATCCCACAATTCACCATTTGTGACAAGATCGTCACCCCTGGGAGCGCCGGATCCCACAGATGTGACACAGGCTTGCAGCCTGTGGGTGAGTCAGGCATTTTGCCTGGCACGATTGTCTCCACGCCCGCATCCCCCATTCCCCAAAAAACCTCACTCCATCTCCTTAATCACCGCCTGCCACTTCGCAATGTGCGCCGACCACGTCAACGGCAACACCTTTTCCCGTGCTGCCTTTCCCATCCTCACCCGATCTGCCTCCCCCAACGACAGCGCACGCCTCACATCCCCCGCCACCGCCGATGCGTCCCTCGGTCTCGTCAACAAAAACCCGGTCACCCCATCATCCACCATGTCAATCGCCCCATCATCCACCGAGATCAAACCCGGCAACTCACAAGCCATGCTCTGCAACACCGTGTTCGCACACGCATCATACAAGGTCGGATGCACAAACCAGTCCGCCGCTTGATACAACATCCCCACATCCGATCTCGCATCCAAGGCAAACACCCGCCCCGTCAGCCCATACGTCGCCACCTGCACCCGATAGCGTGCATCCAGCGGTTTTCCTACAATCCACAAATCGGCATCCACCTCCTCCCACGCCTCCAGCAGCGCATCCAGTCCCTTGCGCCGATGATTCAATGACACAAACAACACCGCAGGCCGAGCCGCATCCGACTTCATCTGCGCACAAACCCTCGTCCGCAAAGCCGCCCGATCCGCCGCAGGTTTGAATTTGGTCGTATCCACCGCCGTGTGAATCACCCGAAACTGCTCCATCGGTGTTCCATAAACCGCATGCACCTGCTTTGCCACCTCACCCGAATTCACCACAAACAACCGCGTCTTTCCCCCCGAATAGAGCTCCTGTTCCAACTGCAACTCCAGCAAATTTTTCATCGACCAGCGCTTCCAAATCGGCAGCAAGCCCGAATAAACCTTATGACATCCCCCGCCCGCCCGATGCAGATCATGCGATGTCGTCCTACCAAACCCAATCGACACATCCACCCCCAAATCTTCGTTCGAAAGCTGCGAAACCACCCGCTCAAACTGCCACAACCTCACCAATCCCGAACCCCTCGCCACCGGCACCAGCCGCAGTTCCAGCTTCAACTCTTCCAGCGCTTTCTCGTCCGCCTCAGCCGTCACCACCAAGACCTCATGCCCCTCCGACCTTAGCCGGAACGCAAACTCCATCAAATACCCCTCCAACCCCCCACGAGGAACAAACTGGTGATAAATCAAAGCAACACGCATAATCCCTTTTTCACTTTTCACTTTTCACTTCGTTGACTTCATCCTCATACTTCCGGCTGTAGCGCACAAACGCCGAAAACGCCGTCGCCACCGCGATCCACAACCCTGGAAACCCATCCATAAACCCACGGCGAATGACATAAGCGCGGAAAAAACGCCACCACGGTCGGAACACATTCGTTGCCAGCGACCACGATTTCCCGGCATCAACCTGCCTCTGCAAAAACACATCCGCAAACCCGTTGATCTTCTCCACATACCGGTTGATCGACGGAAACGAAAAGTGATGCAAATCCCCGCGCAGCCAGGTGCGGTTGTTTCCTTCCAGCTCGATGTAATCATGCTCCGGACTGCCCGCCCACTTCGCCTTCTCCCGACGGAACAACCGCAGCTTCGTATCCGGATACCAGTCGCCGTGCAAAATCCACCGCCCCATAAACCACACCTTGCGGTTAAACGACGCCCCATCAAACCGCTTGTCCAAGCCCTCCTCAAAAAACGCCTCCACATTTGCCCGCAACTCCGGCGACAACTCCTCATCACAGTCCAACGCCAGCACCCACTCCTCCTCACAAAGTCCCAGCGCCACATTCTTCTGGTCCCGATACCCCAACCAGGCCTGATGCGTCACCTTCGCCCCAAACGACTCGGCCACCGCCACCGTTCCATCCTTCGATCCCGAATCCACCACCACAATCTCCCGGGCAAGTCCCTCCACACTTCGCAAACAGCGCGCCAGATTGCCTTCCTCATTGCAGGAAACAATCGAAACAGAAATCGGCAGCGGCATCTTCACGCCTTCACCAACAACCAACCACCCCAAAAATAAACCCCAAACCTCCAAAAACTTTCATCTCGAAGACCGACGATTTTTTTCATTATCCCTTGCCGTGGCACGCCACCTGCCACACAAATTCATCCTATGCATACACTCCGACGTCATTTTCTGTTGTTCGGCGCCACCGCAGCGCTGCTTGCCGTCCTGACCCAATGCAAAGGCGGCAGTTCCGACACCATCCTCGTTGGTGAATTCGCCTCCCTCACCGGAAAAGAAGCCACGTTCGGAGTTTCTTCCCACGAAGGCACCCTCCTCGCCATCGAGGAAATCAACGCAGCCGGCGGCGTCCTCGGCAAACCGATAAAACTGATCACCGAAGACGACCAGTCGAAAGCCGGTGAACCCGCCAACGTCGTCAATAAACTCATCTCCAAAGACGGCGTCATCGCCATCCTCGGCGAAGTCGCCTCCAGCCGCTCCCTCGAAGCCGCCCCCATCGCCCAGCAAAGCGGCATCCCGATGATCTCCCCCGCCTCCACCAATCCCAAGGTCACCGAAGTCGGCGACTACATCTTCCGCGTTTGTTTCATTGATCCTTTCCAGGGCACCGTGATGGCCAACTTCGCCACCAACACCCTCAAGGCCAAAAAAGTCGCCGTGTTCACCGACGTCAAAAGCGACTACTCCAAAGGCCTCGCCCAGTTCTTCAAGGAAGGCATCAAAAAACTCGGCGGTGAAATCGTGGCCGAACTCGACTTCAACGGCGGCGACAAAGATTTCAAAGGTCAGCTCACCGCCATCAAATCCGCCAATCCCGACGCCGTCTTCATCCCCGGCTACTACACCGACGTCGCCCTCATCGCCATCCAGGCCAAACAACTCGGCCTCACCATCCCCCTCCTCGGCGGCGACGGCTGGGAAAGCCAGACCCTCGTCGACATCGGCAAAGACGCCGTTGAAGGCCACTACTTCTCCACCCACTACTCCACCGAAGCCGGATCCCCCAAAGCCCTCGCCTTCATCGAAGCCTACAAAAAACGCTTCAACAACAAAGTCCCTGACGCCATGGCCGCCCTTGGTTATGACTCCGCCTACTTCCTCGTCGACGGCATCACCCGCGCCGGCACCACCGATGGCCCCGCCCTCCGTGACGCCCTCGCCGCCACCAAAGAATTTGAAGCCGTCACCGGCAAAATGGCCATCAACGAAAAACGCGACGCCGTCAAAGCCGCCGTCATCCTGCAAGTGAAAGACGGCAAATTCAAATTCCTCGAAACCGTCGCTCCCTAAGCCCGAAGAAGATTGATCCCAAGGGTTGAGCCGTCTCCGATCAGACTCTCAACCCTCAACTTTCAACTCTCAACTTCCCCCCTTTGGACTGGTTTCTCCAACAATCCGTTAATGGACTCGCCCTCGGGTCCATCTACGCCCTCATCGCCTTGGGTTACACCATGGTTTACGGCGTCCTGCGATTCATCAACTTCGCCCACGCGGACATCCTCATGCTCGGTGCCTACGCCGCGTTCTTCCTCGCCCCCGTCGTCCACCCGATCATTCCCCTTCCCTCCTTCACCGGTGCCATCGTCATCATGGCGCTCTCCGCCGCCATCTGCGCCATCATCGGCATCGTCATCGAACTGCTCGCCTACCGCCCCCTGCGCAACCGACCGCGTCTCACCGTCCTCATCACCGCCATCGGCGTTTCCCTCTTCATCGAGTTCACTTGCCAGCATGAAGCCGTGTTCGGTGCCGCCACCCGCGCCTTCCCGCCATTGATGCCCGCCGCCGACTTCAAACTCGGCAACATCATCATCAGCAGCAACGACATCGTCGTCGTCGTCACCACCATCCTGCTCCTTTTCGCCCTCTGGTTCATCGTCCAGCGCACCCGCATCGGCACCGCCATGCGCGCCGTCTCCTTCAACCAGCAGGCCGCCTCACTCATGGGCATCAACATCAGCCGCATCATCTCCTTCACCTTCGCCCTCGGCTCCGCCCTCGCCGCCATCGCCGGCATCCTCTATGCCATGCGCGCCCCCGGCATCGAACCCCTCATGGGCATGCAACCCGGCATCCGCGCCTTCGTCGCCGCCGTCCTCGGAGGCATCGGCAACCTTCCCGGCGCGGCCATCGGCGGACTCATCATCGGCCTCCTCGAAACCTTCGCCGGCGGCACTCCCGGACTTTCCAACTATCGCGACGGCATCGCCTTCGCCATCTTGATTCTCATCCTCCTCTTCAAACCCGCCGGGATCCTCGGCAAAGCCACCGTCGAGAAAGTATGAACCACCAAGGAGCCAAACGCTGGTTGTTCATCAGCATCGCCATTGCTGTCGGAATCTCGCTGTTCTCCGACCAGTTCAACCGCTATTACCTTGGCATCGCCATCGACTGCGGCATCGCCATCATCCTCGCCACCAGCCTCAACCTCGTCAACGGCCACACCGGTCAGTTCAGCCTCGGCCATGCCGGATTCATGGCTGTTGGAGGTTACGCCGCCGCCAAATTCTCCCTCGTCGTCGTCCCCCTCACCCCTCCCGAACTCCAGCCCCTCATCTTCGTCGCCGCCCTCATTCTTGGCGGACTCCTCGCCGCCCTCGCCGGCCTCATCGTAGGCGTCCCCTCCCTCCGACTCCGCGGCGACTACCTCGCCATCGTCACCCTCGGCTTCGGCGAAATCATCCGCGTCATCGTCCAAAACATGGAATCCGTCGGTGCCGCCTCCGGCCTCAAAGGCATCCCCAAATTCACCACCTTCGGCTGGACCTTCGTCCTCGTCGGCATCACCATCTACGTCATCGCCTCCCTCGTCAACTCCACCTACGGACGCGGTTTCATCGCCGTCAACGATGACGAGGTCGCCGCCAGTTCCATGGGCATCAATCCCGTCCGCTACAAAGTCACCGCCTTCGTCGCCGGAGCTTTCTTCGCCGGCATCGCCGGAGGGCTCTACGCCCACCACAAACAATTCCTCGCGCCCACCGGCTTCGACTTCTTCAAGTCGGTCGACATCGTTGTCATGGTCGTCCTCGGCGGCATGGGACGCACCGCAGGCGTCGTGCTCGCCGCCATCCTGCTCACCCTCCTTCCCGAATTCCTGCGCCAGTTCTCCGACTACCGCATGATCATCTACGCCCTGCTCATCATCGGCCTCATGCTCCTCCGTCCACAGGGTCTCTTCACCCTCAGCGGCAAAAAGAAAGGAGCCAAAGCATGAGCTCTCCGCTCCTCCAAGTCAAAAACGCCACCATCAAATTCGGCGGCCTCACCGCCGTCTCCGAACTCAACCTCACCCTCGAAGAAAACCAGCTCTACGGCCTCATCGGCCCCAACGGTGCCGGCAAAACCACCGCCTTCAACCTCATCACCGGCGTCTACCAACCCACCTCCGGCCACATCGAATTCCAAGGCAAATCCATCGCCAGCCTGCGCCCCCATCACCTCACCAAACTCGGCATCGCCCGCACTTTTCAAAACATTCGCCTGTTCGGCTCCATGAGCGTCGCCGACAACGTCCGCGTCGCCACCCAGGTCCACCGCGACCACGGCATCCGCGACGCCCTCTGGCGCGGCAAAGGTTTCCAACAACGCGAGTCCGACATCCGCTTCCAGGTCTGCGAACTCCTCGACATCTTCGACCTCGGCCCCCTCAAAGACGAACCCGCCAAATCCCTGCCCTACGGCGACCAACGCCGACTCGAAATCGTCCGCGCCCTCGCCACCAAACCCAAACTCCTCCTCCTCGACGAACCCGCCGCCGGCATGAACCCCACCGAAAAGGAAGAGCTCATGACCCTCATCCGATTCATCAAAGACCGCTTCAAAATTTCCATCATGCTCGTCGAGCACGACATGAAAGTCGTCATGGGTATCTGCCAGCGCATCGCCGTCCTCGAATACGGCATTAAAATCGCCGAAGGCACCCCCACCGAAGTCCAGCGCGACCCCAAAGTCATCGCAGCGTATCTCGGCACCGAAAACACCAAACAAACTCCCATCGATGCTTGAGATCAACAATCTCCAAGTCGCCTACGGCTCTATCAAGACCCTCCACGGCATCAGCCTGAAGGTTCCCGCCAAAAGCATCGTCACCCTCATCGGAGCCAATGGAGCCGGTAAGTCGACCACCCTCCGTGCCATCTCCGGCCTAGCCAAGGTGCGCGGGGGCACCGTCACCTACGACGGCCAAAACATCACCAACGAGCCACCCCACCAGATCGTCTCCAAAGGCCTGTGCCACGTCCCTGAAGGTCGCATGGTTTTCGCCAACCTCACCGTCAAAGAAAATCTCCAGATGGGCGCTTACTTACGCCGCGATAAAGACGGAATTGCCGCCGATCTCGACTATTCCTTTCAGGTCTTCCCCCGCCTCAAAGAACGCATCAACCAGGCTGCGGGAACCCTCTCTGGAGGCGAACAACAGATGCTCGCCATCGCCCGCGCCCTCATGAGTAAGCCCCGCTTCCTCATGCTCGACGAACCCTCCCTTGGCATCGCCCCCATCCTCGTCCGCGCCATCTTCGACCAGATCGTCGCCATCAACAAAGAGCGCGGCCTCACCATCCTTCTCGTCGAACAAAACGCCAACCTTGCCCTCGCCATCTCCCACTACGGCTACGTCTTGGAAACCGGCAAAATCCTCTTAGAAAACGAGTCCCAAAAACTCCGCGAAGACCCCCAAGTCAAAGAAGCCTACCTCGGGCACTAACCCCCACTGGGACCACCGACGTGTCGTCGGTCTTAAACCATGGAGGTCCGACGTGTCGTCGGACATAACTTTAGGATACTTACACAAGCCCCCCATCACAACCACCTTTTCCACCGAAACATCCACACCATCCCCACCGCCACCCCCGCACAAATCCCCCAAAAACCAAACGGATAGGCCCATCCCGCCTGCAACTCCGGCATCCGCGCAAAGTTCATCCCAAACACCCCTGCGATAAATGAAAGTGGCATAAAAATCGTCGCGATCACCGTCAGCACCTTCATGATGGAGTTCATCCGCTGACTATTCGCGTTCATGTAAGTCTCCGTCAGACTCGACGCAATGTCTCGATAAGTCTCCAGCATCTCGATCACCTGCAAACTGTGGTCATAAAGATCCCGCATGAACACCGCCGTATCCGCCGTTAAATTCGCGTGATCCCCATGCTGCAATTGATGAATCACCTCACGCATCGGTCGGAACTCGCGCCTCAACAACATCATTTCCCGTTTCGCATGATGAATCCGTTTGATCAGCGCCGGCTCATGATGATCCAGCACCTCGATCTCCAAATCCTGAAGCAAGTCACTGTAATGCTCCAAAACCGGAAAACAGTGATCCACGATCGCATCGAGCAACGCATAAACCAGATACCCCAAATCACGCCCTCTTAAGCGCGATCCCTCCTTGCAAACACGCTCCCTCACCGGATCCCAAACCCCCTGGTGACTCTCCTGAAACGTCAGCAAGGTATGCTCCCCAACAAAGAAAAAAATCTGCTCACAATGCAGCGTCCCGTCCGCCATGTGAATCTTCCTCGCCACGATGAACGTCCTCGCATGATGCGACTCGTCGCCCGGATAAGTCTCCACCTTTGACCGGCATCCCCCTTGCAGCATGTCTTCAATCGCCAGTGGATGAAGCTGATACTTCGCGGCCAGCGCATGAATCACCCCCATGTCCGTCACCCCCGCCACATTGATCCACCGCACCTTCACCCACTCCGGTCGGTGATGATTCAAAAACTCATCCATCTCCCCCACCACCGTCGTCTGACAATGCAGCGCGTCATAATCCATGCACGTCACCACCACCTTGCCCGGACCACTCGGCATCGCCTTCAATTCATCCAAATGAATCCCCGGCGCTGAACCAGGCACCTGTGGTCGAGCACGGCGGAAGATGGGAGACGAATCATCAGACATACGTTTCCATCACTTCGACAAACCCGCGAACAACATCACAATATCGAGCAAGAACATCGCCACAATCGACCCCTCCAAAACCACCATCAGGCGATGGTTCTGTTCCTGCTTCAACATCTCGTAAAGATCATCAAGCGTCTTCAACTTGTCATCCAATGTCCGGTTCCAGTCCGCCAGGTGAAACCGGCGCGCCACTGTCTCATAAATCCTGGCCAGATGCCAGTCGCCAAAAAACTTGGTGATGTTTGACAGCTCGTCACTAAACCTCGCCAGATCAATCCGCACCTCGCGCAAATGTGGCAGCAACCCTTTCTTCCTGAAAAACTTGGCCGGCTTCAACAGATCCGCATACGATCTTTCCAATGCCCCATCCAGCAACCGGTCATACGCGATCAACTCCTCAAGCTGAAAGTTCGCCACCTCCAGCACATACAACGTCTCCTCAAAATCCGCCGCCCTGTCCACCACCAGCGCCGCATCCCAGTCCGCTACCAGAAGATCGCTGTCATAATAGGAAAGATGCTGGCTGGTCGACTCCATCGATTCCTGCTGTGAGAGCCTCGCGCTCTCCGGCTCCAGGGTCACCAATGCGGCAATCGTTCTCCGATGCTCCTGCAACCACGTCTCCCCCTTAAACGGCGCGTCCCCCTCCCTGACCTTCGGCGTCTCCACACAAAACACCGTGTAATCCTCCCCTTCCTGCAACTTCGCCACCGGCCGCACGGAAATCGGCGCCAGTTCCACCCTCAGCTTCTCCGCCAGTTCCTTCGCCTGATCATGCAGCACCCCTTTCGCCAGCATCGAATGATGCAGCCCCACCAACTCCTCCAGCCCCGCCACCTCAAATGGAAACCGTAGCGTGATGCTCACCGCACCAATCGGCAAAACCTTCACCGTTCGCTGACACTCCGCCAGCCCTTCCCCCAGCGGGATCATTACTGGATCCAGCCGCGCAATTCTCGGCACATACAAAAGTTGCTGTCTTGGGCTCCGCTTAGAAGGTCCAATCTGATGGGGCACCAAAGGTTTGCCCAGCAACACATTCAGCTCCGGCCTGCGCAACTCATAAGCCATGTCACAGGCGTAAAAATAGACAATCTCACCTTTGAGCGAGGGGACAACGGATTCAGATATGGACACCCTCAGCATTGGCCGCAAAACCGCCTCCAGTCAGGTGACAAAAAGTTCACCAGCCCCCGCGTTAATTTCCATCGCGCCGTTCATGCCCTGCTGTATCTCACCGCTTTGTTCTCTGCCAGGAGGCAGGTATCTGTAAAATCATCACGTCATTTATCATCCATCATGTTCTGGCGCATTTCCCGGTCCCTCGAGCGATACATTCGTAACATCCTCCCTCAACAAATCGCCCCAGACCGCATCCTCGAATTTGGCCCCGGCCGCAGCACCCGCGTGTTTGCCGAAACCTTCCCTCAAGCCCTGATCACCTCTCTTGAGCATCAGGAGCCTTACTACCTCAAGCACAAACTCAAGCTCCAGGATCTTCCGCAAGTGACCCTCTATCATTGCCCCCTCGATCACAACTCAAACTCATTCTATTCCACTGGTCTTTGGAGCCACTCTTCCTACGACCTCATCCTGGTCGACGGACCACCCAAAAACACCAAACCCAAAGTGCGCGGTGGTGCCTCCTGCATCTTTAACAATCTCACCCCCGGCGGTCTAATTATCCTCGACGACAGCAACCGCCCTGATGAAAAATCCATCATCCAGCAATGGATCCCCGACTTTGATCTGACAGAGATTTTCAACGGCTCGAGCTTCACCGTTCTCCAAAAAAGTCCCTCCGTCTCTACCGCCCGCACCCGGGCTCAAGCCGAAGCCGAAGCCGAACCAGCCTACATGCTCGGTGCCGCCTGACCGCGACGTTCCGGCGCTCAGTCCATGGAGTGCCGAAGTGTCGTCGGCAATCATTGCTCTCTCCCCATCGGATCACCGACGTATCGTCGGTCATGAACAAATGGGACCTCACGCCCCCACAAACACCCAACTCCGCAGCGCCTCGCCCGCCACGGCCTCATTCGAAACGCCATAATCCCCTGGCAGCGCCAGCATCGCCCGCTCCCCTGACGCCGTGACCACACACAATTTTACCGGCACCTCACCGGGATTTTCCTTCAACAACCGCTCAATCGTCTCCAAATCCCCCACCCCGTGCTTCGCCGCATCGAGCAGCAACACCACCGGTTTGTAAAACTTCCTCACCCCGCCCTTTGCCCTTCCAAAGCCATTGCCTCCAGCCCCCTCCACCTTCGACTTGCCCGGCTTCAATGGCTTCACATCCTGCGCCGTTAACCGCACCATCTCCGTCCGATCATCACGCTCCGACCTCGCCCGCACCCCAATCGTCGCCCCGTCCACCACAAATTCCCGACACTTTTCATACGCCTCATTCCACATCACCACCTCGGCCGTGCCGGTAAAATCCTCCATCACAAACGTCGCAAAAGCCCGGTTGTCCTTCTTGGTAAACTTGATCTCCAGCTTCTGGATGAAACCGGCACAATGCACCGTCACTTTCTCCTCCTTCTGATCCTGCAAATCCGCCAGCGCCGTCACCTTCTTGCTCTCAAACACATGCCGGAAGTTGTCCAACGGATGCCCAGAGACATAGAAACCCAACAACTCCTTTTCAAACGCCATCACCTCTTCTTTGCTCCACGCCTTGACCGTGCTCTGATGCGATACCGGTGCCTTCGTCGTCACCATCTCATCATCCCCAAACAAACTCATCACCCCCGACTTTTTCTCCTTCTGCCGGCTCGCCGCCATCTGCAACACGCCGTCAATCCGATCAAATATCGCCGCGCGATGCTCGCCTGAGAAATCAAGCGCTCCCACTTTAATGAGAGCCTCCATCAACCGCTTGTTCAACTGCCGCGAATCCACCCGCGAAGCAAAATCCTCCACGTCCTTGAACGGTCCATGCAACTCCCGTTCCACAATCGCCGACGTCATCGCCGCCTCGCCCACATTCTTCACCGCCGACAATCCATAACGAATCGCATTCGGCTCCTCACTTCCCTCCACACACTCCGGTGCAAACTTCAAGGCACTCTTGTTCACGTCCGGCGGCAAAATCTGAATCCCCATCCGCTGACACTCACTGACAAACCCCGCAATCTTATCCGTGCTGTTGACCTCATACGACAACACCGCCGCCATGAACTCGACCGGATAGTTCGCTTTGAGATAAGCCGTCCGATAAGTCACAATCCCATAAGCCGCCGAGTGCGACTTGTTAAATCCATAACCCGCAAACTTCTCCAACAAGTCGAAGATATCATTCGCCTTCTTGGTCGGAATCTGATTGGTCTCCTCACACCCCTTCACAAACAACTCCCGCTGTTTGATCATCTCCTCCAGCTTCTTCTTACCCATCGCACGACGCAACAAATCCGCCGCCCCCAGCGTGAATCCCGCCAGCAAGTTGGCCGCCTTCTGCACCTGTTCCTGATAAATCAGAATCCCGTAAGTTTCCTTGCTGACATCCTCCAGCAACGGATGCAGATACTCCACCTTCTCCGTCCCCTTCTTACGCGCAATGAATGACGGAATCAGATCCATCGGGCCCGGACGATACAACGCCAGCAACGC
This is a stretch of genomic DNA from Phragmitibacter flavus. It encodes these proteins:
- a CDS encoding ABC transporter ATP-binding protein: MSSPLLQVKNATIKFGGLTAVSELNLTLEENQLYGLIGPNGAGKTTAFNLITGVYQPTSGHIEFQGKSIASLRPHHLTKLGIARTFQNIRLFGSMSVADNVRVATQVHRDHGIRDALWRGKGFQQRESDIRFQVCELLDIFDLGPLKDEPAKSLPYGDQRRLEIVRALATKPKLLLLDEPAAGMNPTEKEELMTLIRFIKDRFKISIMLVEHDMKVVMGICQRIAVLEYGIKIAEGTPTEVQRDPKVIAAYLGTENTKQTPIDA
- a CDS encoding glycosyltransferase family 4 protein produces the protein MRVALIYHQFVPRGGLEGYLMEFAFRLRSEGHEVLVVTAEADEKALEELKLELRLVPVARGSGLVRLWQFERVVSQLSNEDLGVDVSIGFGRTTSHDLHRAGGGCHKVYSGLLPIWKRWSMKNLLELQLEQELYSGGKTRLFVVNSGEVAKQVHAVYGTPMEQFRVIHTAVDTTKFKPAADRAALRTRVCAQMKSDAARPAVLFVSLNHRRKGLDALLEAWEEVDADLWIVGKPLDARYRVQVATYGLTGRVFALDARSDVGMLYQAADWFVHPTLYDACANTVLQSMACELPGLISVDDGAIDMVDDGVTGFLLTRPRDASAVAGDVRRALSLGEADRVRMGKAAREKVLPLTWSAHIAKWQAVIKEME
- the corA gene encoding magnesium/cobalt transporter CorA — protein: MSDDSSPIFRRARPQVPGSAPGIHLDELKAMPSGPGKVVVTCMDYDALHCQTTVVGEMDEFLNHHRPEWVKVRWINVAGVTDMGVIHALAAKYQLHPLAIEDMLQGGCRSKVETYPGDESHHARTFIVARKIHMADGTLHCEQIFFFVGEHTLLTFQESHQGVWDPVRERVCKEGSRLRGRDLGYLVYALLDAIVDHCFPVLEHYSDLLQDLEIEVLDHHEPALIKRIHHAKREMMLLRREFRPMREVIHQLQHGDHANLTADTAVFMRDLYDHSLQVIEMLETYRDIASSLTETYMNANSQRMNSIMKVLTVIATIFMPLSFIAGVFGMNFARMPELQAGWAYPFGFWGICAGVAVGMVWMFRWKRWL
- a CDS encoding branched-chain amino acid ABC transporter permease: MNHQGAKRWLFISIAIAVGISLFSDQFNRYYLGIAIDCGIAIILATSLNLVNGHTGQFSLGHAGFMAVGGYAAAKFSLVVVPLTPPELQPLIFVAALILGGLLAALAGLIVGVPSLRLRGDYLAIVTLGFGEIIRVIVQNMESVGAASGLKGIPKFTTFGWTFVLVGITIYVIASLVNSTYGRGFIAVNDDEVAASSMGINPVRYKVTAFVAGAFFAGIAGGLYAHHKQFLAPTGFDFFKSVDIVVMVVLGGMGRTAGVVLAAILLTLLPEFLRQFSDYRMIIYALLIIGLMLLRPQGLFTLSGKKKGAKA
- a CDS encoding class I SAM-dependent methyltransferase → MFWRISRSLERYIRNILPQQIAPDRILEFGPGRSTRVFAETFPQALITSLEHQEPYYLKHKLKLQDLPQVTLYHCPLDHNSNSFYSTGLWSHSSYDLILVDGPPKNTKPKVRGGASCIFNNLTPGGLIILDDSNRPDEKSIIQQWIPDFDLTEIFNGSSFTVLQKSPSVSTARTRAQAEAEAEPAYMLGAA
- a CDS encoding ABC transporter ATP-binding protein — encoded protein: MLEINNLQVAYGSIKTLHGISLKVPAKSIVTLIGANGAGKSTTLRAISGLAKVRGGTVTYDGQNITNEPPHQIVSKGLCHVPEGRMVFANLTVKENLQMGAYLRRDKDGIAADLDYSFQVFPRLKERINQAAGTLSGGEQQMLAIARALMSKPRFLMLDEPSLGIAPILVRAIFDQIVAINKERGLTILLVEQNANLALAISHYGYVLETGKILLENESQKLREDPQVKEAYLGH
- a CDS encoding response regulator transcription factor; protein product: MSDSDKPVILIADDEEDVRELVGMNLRRAGFATEEVADGLQALKRVKESKPDLIVLDVMMPGRDGLQVCEELRMVESTRLIPIIMLTAKGQTEDRISGLEHGADDYLPKPFSPKELVLRVQALLRRSGPVGDGTELKVGPFVFDLSAVKLTVSGEPMDLTLLEFKLLHLLANHEDEVVERDTILREVWGYSESVRTRTLDTHVKRLREKLGDYADWVQTSRGFGYIFKAPAAVSV
- a CDS encoding branched-chain amino acid ABC transporter permease, whose protein sequence is MDWFLQQSVNGLALGSIYALIALGYTMVYGVLRFINFAHADILMLGAYAAFFLAPVVHPIIPLPSFTGAIVIMALSAAICAIIGIVIELLAYRPLRNRPRLTVLITAIGVSLFIEFTCQHEAVFGAATRAFPPLMPAADFKLGNIIISSNDIVVVVTTILLLFALWFIVQRTRIGTAMRAVSFNQQAASLMGINISRIISFTFALGSALAAIAGILYAMRAPGIEPLMGMQPGIRAFVAAVLGGIGNLPGAAIGGLIIGLLETFAGGTPGLSNYRDGIAFAILILILLFKPAGILGKATVEKV
- a CDS encoding glycosyltransferase family 2 protein, which produces MPLPISVSIVSCNEEGNLARCLRSVEGLAREIVVVDSGSKDGTVAVAESFGAKVTHQAWLGYRDQKNVALGLCEEEWVLALDCDEELSPELRANVEAFFEEGLDKRFDGASFNRKVWFMGRWILHGDWYPDTKLRLFRREKAKWAGSPEHDYIELEGNNRTWLRGDLHHFSFPSINRYVEKINGFADVFLQRQVDAGKSWSLATNVFRPWWRFFRAYVIRRGFMDGFPGLWIAVATAFSAFVRYSRKYEDEVNEVKSEK
- a CDS encoding ABC transporter substrate-binding protein, whose amino-acid sequence is MHTLRRHFLLFGATAALLAVLTQCKGGSSDTILVGEFASLTGKEATFGVSSHEGTLLAIEEINAAGGVLGKPIKLITEDDQSKAGEPANVVNKLISKDGVIAILGEVASSRSLEAAPIAQQSGIPMISPASTNPKVTEVGDYIFRVCFIDPFQGTVMANFATNTLKAKKVAVFTDVKSDYSKGLAQFFKEGIKKLGGEIVAELDFNGGDKDFKGQLTAIKSANPDAVFIPGYYTDVALIAIQAKQLGLTIPLLGGDGWESQTLVDIGKDAVEGHYFSTHYSTEAGSPKALAFIEAYKKRFNNKVPDAMAALGYDSAYFLVDGITRAGTTDGPALRDALAATKEFEAVTGKMAINEKRDAVKAAVILQVKDGKFKFLETVAP